The following coding sequences lie in one Cyanobacterium sp. Dongsha4 genomic window:
- a CDS encoding HNH endonuclease yields the protein MSRYTKDWREIATAVKQKADWKCSQCGTDFKNKSSRGRSLQVHHWNRIPEDNRPENLVALCNTCHLKYHRGGKSNILIGQLSLNL from the coding sequence ATGAGTAGATATACCAAAGATTGGAGAGAAATAGCTACAGCAGTCAAACAAAAAGCCGATTGGAAGTGTAGTCAATGCGGTACAGACTTCAAAAATAAATCAAGTAGAGGTCGCTCTCTGCAAGTGCATCACTGGAACAGAATACCAGAAGATAACAGACCAGAAAATTTAGTAGCTCTTTGTAATACCTGTCATTTAAAATATCATCGTGGCGGTAAAAGTAATATTCTTATCGGTCAATTATCTCTTAATCTCTAA